TTTTGAAGACAGGTTGAAAGTTCACCTGTGGAGAACAACGAGGAatcttcagttgcacgcggacctTTGGCTGGAATGACTGCAAGAAGCAAACTTTCAGAAACCAGGTAAAAAGTGTGACATTTTTCATCTCAAAATGGACGTGGAACTCCGCAGAGAGCTGAAAGATGAGTGAATTTGGACAATGGGGGATTGATCAATGTGTATTTAATGCTGTTTCTCTCTGATTCCTATCACCCGATGCCATTAATCCTTCTCAAACACTCTGATTAGAAACATCAGCTATAGTTCAGGGGATACAATAATGACCTGATTGAGTAAACTGCACATCCACTGACTTTGTAAAACAATTGCTTTTTCTTGCTCCCTATCCAGTTGTATTTGTGTCTTTTTATGGAAGGTTTACTCGACATAAAGATATTTCACTAGTCCTGATAAAGTGACTGACTCCAGCTATGCTGCATGGAATCCCCCCTCTTTTTAGTGACTTCAATGTGTTGATATCACAAAATTGAAACAAGAAGAATTTTATACTCCTGAACCTTGTGTCGATCTTCACCATGTGGCGAATCTGGGTAACATTTCCAACAATCTGATCCACATACtgttgaggtgcagccactgtctagcactgcacagttgaatgagtctgtGACAAACACACTCATCACTGGATCACTTCATGCTGatctttcagaaggcctttgacaaggtctcacgtggcagattactgtgtaaagttaaagcacagggattacgggtagtgttttGAGAAGGATAGAAAACAGgaggcaaaaagttggaataaatgggtctttttccgattggcaggcagtgacaatggggtaccgcagggatgtgTGCAAAGACCCCAACTgtccacattatatattaatgatttggacgagggaactaaatgtattatctacaAATTTGAATatggtacaaagttgggtgggagggtgagctgtgaggaagatgcagagatgcttcagtgggatttggacagactgagtaAGTGGGCATGTGCATGATAtgtgcagtataatgtagataaatgtgagattagcggctttgggagcaaaaatgggaagggcagattattatttgaatggatgttaaTTGAAAGAGGTGAATGCTCAGCAAGATCTTGGTGACCTCATACATCAGTtattgaaagtaagcgcgcaggtacagcaagcaggtagtaaagaaggcaaatgtatgttggccttcatagcaaaagtatttgagtatcggaatagaaatgttttactgcaattgtatagggcactggtgaggccacacctggagtattgtgtgcagttttggtttccttatctgaggatgttATTGCTATGGAGTGGaaggtttaccaggccgattcctgggatagcgggactgtcatgagcagagactaaatcggttaggattatattcattggagtttagaagagtgagaggggatctcatagaaacttacaaaattccaacaggattagacagggtagattcagaaagaacgttcccgatggtgggcgagtccagaactaggggtcataattgggggataaggagtaaaccttttagggctgaagtgaggggaaatttcttcacccagagagtggtgaatctttgcaattcaccatcacagaaaatagttgaggccaaaacattgtgtaatttcaggaagAAATTAGAcacagctcttgggactaaagggatcaatggatatggagggaagtctcagggtattgaacttgataatcagtcATGCATCATAGACATCCAACagatcatctttcttgtaaacctcATCAATGAAACCCTAATGGAAAATCCAAACTTTAATCATGATCCAAACTACGGGCACCCAGCTCCCAGAATACTTTGCTTCTGATTTTCCTTTTGTTAGGAAGTGAGGATGCCGAGGCCAGACCTTGTTTCCTCCTTGGTGGGGATGTAACCCCTGTCCACATCTCCACTTCATTCTTTCACTGGTCGTATGGCTCAGACTCCGAGAACATCGGCGAGTAATCAGACCCTGACAATTTCCACTTGCTCCAGTTATTTCTCACAAAAACTACTGGGATTGTAAGATTCTGTCTGAACTATTATTTTTCAACCTTCACCATCTGGCAAACGTTCTGTGTTCCTATGTTATAATCCTGAGAGCTTTATGGTGAAGGAAGAAACTGGAGCCAATCTGTACTTGGTATGGATTTATtcacagagtgaaacattacaGGTAGATACCTCCTCACCCCACTCCACTCCATGTCAGTCAGTGTTTCTTGTTACAGAAAGGAGGGGAATTAATTTAAacagctctgatttctcctctcactactGGTCTGTAAACAGAATGGAGGTTTTGATTCCTGATCtccccctttataaatggtggCGTATTTTTCTTCACCTTTCAGTTTGGTGTGAGCTCGAACCTCCATTAATAATCCAGCTTTAGGGTGGACTCAATCTCTATTTGGTGTGGATTTGTTCAGAGTGAAATGTTCCATTTATAAACCACCTGCCACCACCTGATGTCAGTCAGCGTCTCTTTCTGCTCCTTTATAACAAACAATAACATTGACTGGGCAGTGAAACAAAAAACAAATTACCAAAGTAAAGTTATAAAACTTGAAACTAAAATGTTGTCTTGTGAGTCAATGATGCAGCCCAACCCCCTCAGTGCCCACCGGGCATGAAGAATGGCTCTTTATATTTGCTCAAGTAACCATCCAATCAATACTGTGGATACTGAAACCCAACAGATACAATTAACACCACAATCAGAGCATCTAAAATGTCTCTAATCAGTGTGACTGCCTTGGTGTCTCAGCAGCTCGGATGAACAAATAAatccccacacacagaacaggtgaacggcctctctccactgtaaactcgctggtgtgtctgcaggtgggatgactgagtgaatcccttcccacacgcagagcaagtaaaaggccgctccccggtgtgaattcgctggtgtgtctgcaggtagtAAGACTGAGCAAATCgcttcccacactccgagcaggtgaatggcctctccccggtgtgaactctctggtgtctctgcagagtggatgaatcaatgaatcctttcccacacatggagcatgtgaaaggcctctccccactgtgaacccgctggtgtgacagcaggttggataactgagggaatcctttcccacacgcagagcaagtaaaaggccgctccccattgtgaattcgctgatgtgtctgcaggtgggatgactgagcgaatcccctcccacactcagagcaggagaacggcttttccctggtgtgaattcgctgatgtttctttagagtggatgaatcaatgaatccctttgcacactgagagcaggtgtgtgGCCTCTCTCCCGTGTGAACTCTCTGATGTAACTTCAGGTTGGATGACttggtgaatcctttcccacactcaaagcaggtgaacggcctctcccgggtgtgagttcgctggtgtaacTGAAGGTTAAATaaccgagcgaatcccttcccacactctgggcaggtgaacggcctctccccagtgtggctgcgtcgatgaatttccagctcggATGGGGCTTtgtatcctttcccacagtccccacatttccatggtttctccattcgGCAGGTGTTTACGTGGCTCGCCAGGTTTGGCAATCAGTTGACAGCTTggctcacacacacagaacacgtatGATCTCTCCCTGCTATGAATGGTGTGATGGTTTTTTCAGGCTGTTAAGTTATTTCCACAGTCAGTTAACTggaagactctcacctcggtgtgtgtctcagtgctctttcaatcacactgatgattaaaatcttttgaagtagtCAAAACAAACATTTCTCCCTCGAGActcaaaggccaatgatattcaggctcTGTGAATCTGAATGTCTTTGGCAGATACTGACAAGATgtctggtttgagatttctgtctgtaaatcctcctcttgaaacatcctgtaaaaggagattccaaaattcattactcagcacaggatagaaattcagaaaagACAATTCTGTTTTTATGGAATATTATTTTCCATCTTGTTTCCCCAAAAACTGTAatttccatcccacacacactccctccattctagccagacaaataaatgtgtcaagctgttgGAACAAagaatgtcaatgtctttaagagagagagagacctggaccaACCTCTCCAGGGTCTGTACcccccctggattcacttcctttcccttcagttgctgcaagtgaccaattgaaggtgagaatgagaaaaggaatggaaaggggagaaaagaaagtgttttactcccagatgttggagacaggaggaggtttcagtctgtgtgaagctcaatcttcattcacacaaagcccgcgcgctgattggctggaggacgagAGTCCATCCGGTCCCACAACTCTTTCCAATGGTCGAAGCCTCAGAAggaaggtcaggaggcgggctctcCCATGCACATACGCAACTTCCCCTCTTCCTTGGGACATGCGTAGTCCGgggggagatcaccgagcggcttctcgctctggctggAGCCGTCAGCCGATTTCTTGGAAACCTTTGTCTCGAGGAGGTACAGGGTgaaaactggtgggggtggggctcccGTGTCCGCGTGCCGAGCCTGCGCACTGAGTCCCGAAAACGTCACTGTTGAAGAGAGTGATTCTTATTGGCTGATTCAGACCGGGATCTCGT
This portion of the Scyliorhinus torazame isolate Kashiwa2021f chromosome 5, sScyTor2.1, whole genome shotgun sequence genome encodes:
- the LOC140420240 gene encoding uncharacterized protein; the protein is MEKPWKCGDCGKGYKAPSELEIHRRSHTGERPFTCPECGKGFARLFNLQLHQRTHTRERPFTCFECGKGFTKSSNLKLHQRVHTGERPHTCSQCAKGFIDSSTLKKHQRIHTREKPFSCSECGRGFAQSSHLQTHQRIHNGERPFTCSACGKGFPQLSNLLSHQRVHSGERPFTCSMCGKGFIDSSTLQRHQRVHTGERPFTCSECGKRFAQSYYLQTHQRIHTGERPFTCSACGKGFTQSSHLQTHQRVYSGERPFTCSVCGDLFVHPSC